From Cellulomonas dongxiuzhuiae, the proteins below share one genomic window:
- a CDS encoding DNA topoisomerase IB — MARLRRVRLDQPGWTRRRTGRGFVYLDVDRQRIVEPGHLERVTTLAIPPAWRDVWISPWPSGHIQAAGLDDAARRQYIYHQQWQARRARLKHEHVLDVARRLPAARRRVRADLALDGMPRDKALALAFRLLDRAYLRVGTEGYTRRHGSFGLATLRREHVRVLPDENGRPGAVHLVFPAKSGQVRDTVVDDEVVAELVRTLLRRRDESPELLAWRDDAGWHDVTSADVGRYVRDRLGEATPKDFRTWHATVLAARGLADAGPPPRSERARRRVVASVVKDVAEELGNTPTVARSSYIDPRVVDLWERGETIAPTRSQQVAERRTLALLTS; from the coding sequence ATGGCTCGCCTGCGACGTGTCCGCCTCGACCAGCCCGGGTGGACCCGGCGCCGCACCGGCCGCGGCTTCGTGTACCTCGACGTCGACCGGCAGCGCATCGTGGAGCCGGGGCACCTCGAGCGCGTCACGACCCTCGCGATCCCGCCGGCGTGGCGCGACGTCTGGATCAGCCCGTGGCCCAGCGGGCACATCCAGGCGGCGGGCCTCGACGACGCCGCCCGGCGCCAGTACATCTACCACCAGCAGTGGCAGGCGCGCCGCGCCCGGCTCAAGCACGAGCACGTGCTGGACGTCGCGCGCCGGCTGCCGGCGGCGCGCCGGCGCGTGCGGGCCGACCTCGCGCTGGACGGCATGCCGCGGGACAAGGCGCTGGCCCTCGCGTTCCGCCTGCTCGACCGCGCGTACCTGCGCGTCGGCACCGAGGGCTACACGCGCCGGCACGGCTCCTTCGGCCTGGCGACGCTGCGACGCGAGCACGTGCGGGTCCTGCCCGACGAGAACGGGCGCCCCGGCGCCGTGCACCTCGTCTTCCCCGCCAAGTCCGGTCAGGTGCGGGACACCGTGGTCGACGACGAGGTCGTCGCCGAGCTCGTCCGCACGCTGCTGCGCCGACGCGACGAGAGCCCCGAGCTGCTGGCCTGGCGCGACGACGCCGGCTGGCACGACGTCACGAGCGCGGACGTCGGCCGCTACGTGCGCGACCGGCTCGGGGAGGCCACGCCCAAGGACTTCCGCACGTGGCACGCCACCGTGCTCGCAGCCCGGGGGCTGGCCGACGCCGGTCCGCCGCCCCGCAGCGAGCGGGCCCGCCGACGCGTCGTGGCGTCGGTCGTCAAGGACGTCGCCGAGGAGCTCGGGAACACGCCGACCGTCGCGCGCTCGTCGTACATCGACCCGCGCGTCGTCGACCTGTGGGAGCGGGGCGAGACGATCGCCCCCACACGCTCGCAGCAGGTGGCCGAGCGTCGCACGCTCGCCCTGCTGACGTCCTGA
- a CDS encoding acyl-CoA thioesterase has product MTEPGGASHDPVGAVLRALDLTADAQQPDVFEGQSLPQPQGRVFGGQVLAQALLAAGRTVPDGRLPHSLHGYFLRPGDDAAPIGFAVERLRDGRSFSARRTHALQGDVPILSMISSFQERQPGIEYAEAMPVVPGPDEVASALDVLGDVDHPMAKFWAQESAFDLRHIPGPIYLRPDADSPLGRQSVWARARGPVPDDQLLHRALLAYACDQIMLEPVLRRAGRPWATPGLSMASLDHAMWWHRDVRVDDWLLFTQSTPSAQGGRGLGAARVFDSDGALVASIAQEGMVRVPD; this is encoded by the coding sequence ATGACTGAGCCGGGGGGAGCGAGCCACGACCCCGTGGGCGCGGTCCTGCGGGCGCTCGACCTGACCGCCGACGCGCAGCAGCCCGACGTGTTCGAGGGCCAGAGCCTGCCGCAGCCGCAGGGACGCGTCTTCGGGGGGCAGGTCCTCGCGCAGGCCCTCCTCGCCGCGGGCCGCACCGTGCCCGACGGGCGGCTGCCGCACTCGCTGCACGGGTACTTCCTGCGTCCCGGCGACGACGCCGCTCCCATCGGCTTCGCGGTCGAGCGGCTCCGCGACGGCCGCTCCTTCTCGGCGCGCCGCACGCACGCGCTGCAGGGCGACGTGCCGATCCTGTCGATGATCTCCTCGTTCCAGGAGCGTCAGCCGGGCATCGAGTACGCCGAGGCCATGCCCGTCGTGCCGGGACCGGACGAGGTCGCCTCGGCCCTCGACGTCCTCGGCGACGTCGACCACCCCATGGCCAAGTTCTGGGCGCAGGAGTCGGCGTTCGACCTGCGGCACATCCCCGGGCCCATCTACCTGCGGCCCGACGCCGACTCGCCGCTGGGCCGTCAGAGCGTGTGGGCGCGTGCCCGTGGCCCCGTGCCCGACGACCAGCTGCTGCACCGCGCGCTCCTCGCGTACGCGTGCGACCAGATCATGCTCGAGCCCGTGCTCCGCCGGGCCGGCCGGCCCTGGGCCACGCCGGGGCTGTCCATGGCCAGCCTGGACCACGCCATGTGGTGGCACCGCGACGTGCGCGTCGACGACTGGCTGCTGTTCACGCAGTCCACCCCGAGCGCGCAGGGCGGCCGCGGCCTGGGCGCCGCGCGCGTGTTCGACAGCGACGGTGCGCTCGTCGCGTCGATCGCGCAGGAGGGCATGGTGCGCGTCCCCGACTGA
- a CDS encoding globin: MRDDSFYAAVGGHETFVRLVDEFYRGVATDPVLRPMYPEEDLGPAAERLTHFLEQYWGGPTTYSEQRGHPRLRMRHAPYKVNPDARDRWMLHMRAALDSLALAPLHHAELWDYLERAAHSMLNTFDD; the protein is encoded by the coding sequence GTGAGAGACGACTCGTTCTACGCCGCCGTCGGCGGGCACGAGACGTTCGTCCGGCTCGTCGACGAGTTCTACCGCGGCGTCGCGACCGACCCCGTGCTCCGTCCCATGTACCCCGAGGAGGACCTCGGCCCCGCGGCCGAGCGCCTCACGCACTTCCTCGAGCAGTACTGGGGCGGCCCCACGACCTACTCCGAGCAGCGCGGCCACCCGCGGCTGCGCATGCGCCACGCGCCCTACAAGGTCAACCCGGACGCCCGGGACCGCTGGATGCTGCACATGCGCGCAGCGCTCGACTCCCTCGCGCTCGCCCCGCTGCACCACGCCGAGCTCTGGGACTACCTCGAGCGTGCCGCGCACTCGATGCTCAACACGTTCGATGACTGA
- the ptsP gene encoding phosphoenolpyruvate--protein phosphotransferase, translated as MVTTNVVGIGVSPGRAVGPAVHLPDAVAEPPAGRRLPPGADRQAAVEQVARSAAAVRDELDAAALAAEGDAAALLHATAAMAADPSLVADAQQRVRDEHLVPERAVWEAADTVSADLEALGGRMAERVRDVVDVRNRLVAHLTGQQAPGVPVRAEPYVLVAQDLAPALMATLDPQRVVAVVTAAGGPTSHTAILARSRGIPAVVAAPGVLDVPDGTLLLVDGAAGTVTPGPSDDAVRRVRALAGAVRTFDGDGRTADGHRVELVANVGDPAEAQAAADSGAQGVGLFRTEFAFLDRTQAPDVDEQTAAYGRVLAAFTGRKVVVRTLDAGADKPLPFLHAAPETNPALGVRGLRVAQERPDVLEDQLTAIARAAAAHPGTTTWVMAPMVATVDETEQFVAACARHGLTTAGIMVEVPSAALLAGPMLAHARFASIGTNDLTQYTMAADRLLGAVAALSDAWQPAVLRLVEATALGGAAQARPVGVCGEAAADPALAVVLVGLGVTSLSMTPRALPDVAAVLGATDLATCRVLARRAADASSAADARAVVRAGLPVLDELGL; from the coding sequence GTGGTCACCACCAACGTGGTCGGCATCGGCGTGAGCCCGGGCCGCGCGGTCGGCCCGGCCGTCCACCTGCCCGACGCGGTCGCCGAACCGCCGGCGGGTCGCCGCCTGCCCCCTGGTGCGGACCGGCAGGCGGCCGTCGAGCAGGTCGCGCGGTCGGCGGCGGCCGTGCGTGACGAGCTCGACGCCGCGGCGCTCGCGGCCGAGGGTGACGCCGCGGCGCTGCTGCACGCCACCGCCGCGATGGCCGCGGACCCGTCGCTGGTCGCCGATGCCCAGCAACGCGTCCGTGACGAGCACCTCGTCCCGGAGCGTGCGGTCTGGGAGGCGGCCGACACCGTGTCCGCCGACCTGGAGGCCCTCGGTGGGCGCATGGCGGAGCGGGTGCGCGACGTGGTCGACGTGCGCAACCGGCTCGTCGCCCACCTGACGGGTCAGCAGGCGCCCGGCGTGCCCGTGCGGGCCGAGCCCTACGTGCTGGTCGCACAGGACCTCGCCCCGGCGCTCATGGCCACGCTGGACCCGCAGCGGGTCGTCGCGGTGGTCACCGCAGCCGGCGGCCCGACGTCGCACACGGCGATCCTCGCCCGTTCGCGCGGCATCCCCGCGGTGGTGGCCGCCCCGGGCGTGCTGGACGTCCCCGACGGCACGCTGCTGCTGGTCGACGGCGCCGCGGGCACCGTGACACCCGGCCCGTCGGACGACGCCGTGCGACGCGTGCGCGCGCTGGCCGGTGCCGTCCGCACCTTCGACGGCGACGGCCGCACAGCGGACGGGCACCGCGTCGAGCTGGTGGCCAACGTCGGTGACCCGGCCGAGGCGCAGGCGGCGGCCGACTCCGGCGCCCAGGGGGTCGGGCTGTTCCGCACCGAGTTCGCGTTCCTCGACCGCACGCAGGCGCCGGACGTCGACGAGCAGACCGCCGCCTACGGGCGCGTGCTGGCGGCGTTCACGGGCCGCAAGGTCGTCGTGCGCACGCTCGACGCGGGTGCCGACAAGCCGCTGCCGTTCCTCCACGCAGCACCGGAGACCAACCCGGCGCTCGGCGTGCGCGGCCTACGGGTCGCGCAGGAGCGGCCTGACGTGCTGGAGGACCAGCTCACGGCGATCGCGCGCGCCGCCGCGGCGCACCCGGGGACGACGACGTGGGTCATGGCGCCGATGGTGGCGACCGTCGACGAGACCGAGCAGTTCGTCGCCGCGTGCGCGCGGCACGGCCTGACCACGGCGGGGATCATGGTCGAGGTGCCGAGCGCGGCACTGCTGGCCGGCCCGATGCTCGCGCACGCCCGGTTCGCGAGCATCGGCACCAACGACCTCACGCAGTACACGATGGCCGCGGACCGGCTGCTGGGCGCCGTGGCCGCGCTGTCCGACGCCTGGCAGCCCGCCGTGCTGCGGCTCGTCGAGGCCACCGCTCTCGGCGGTGCGGCACAGGCGCGGCCCGTCGGCGTGTGCGGCGAGGCGGCCGCCGACCCCGCCCTCGCCGTCGTGCTCGTCGGCCTGGGCGTCACGTCGCTGTCGATGACGCCGCGCGCGCTGCCCGACGTCGCGGCGGTCCTGGGCGCGACCGACCTGGCGACGTGCCGCGTGCTGGCCCGGCGTGCCGCCGACGCGTCGAGCGCCGCCGACGCACGCGCCGTCGTGCGTGCCGGGCTGCCCGTCCTGGACGAGCTCGGGCTGTGA
- a CDS encoding glucose PTS transporter subunit EIIB: MSKAEQILAALGGETNVVDLEPCITRLRVEVGDAQLVDEAALRASGAFGVVRSGRIVQVIVGPEADSLAAELDHLR, encoded by the coding sequence TTGAGCAAGGCAGAGCAGATCCTGGCCGCACTGGGTGGGGAGACGAACGTCGTCGACCTCGAGCCGTGCATCACGCGCCTGCGGGTCGAGGTCGGTGACGCGCAGCTCGTCGACGAGGCGGCGCTGCGGGCGAGCGGCGCGTTCGGCGTCGTGCGCTCGGGCCGCATCGTGCAGGTCATCGTCGGGCCCGAGGCGGACAGCCTCGCGGCCGAGCTCGACCACCTGCGCTGA
- a CDS encoding PTS sugar transporter subunit IIA, with protein sequence MTALRLASPVPGVVRPLSAVPDPVFAEQMVGPGVAVEPDRTGRQDVLAPCDGVVGALHPHAFALELDDGRGVLVHVGIDTVTLAGLGFDVHVERGQRVRAGERVLSWSPVDVAAAGLSTVCPVIALQADPAAVTAVVADGEHVAAGQALLAWSPAP encoded by the coding sequence GTGACCGCGCTGCGTCTCGCGAGCCCGGTCCCCGGCGTCGTGCGGCCGCTGTCGGCCGTGCCGGACCCGGTGTTCGCCGAGCAGATGGTCGGTCCCGGGGTGGCGGTCGAGCCCGACCGCACCGGGCGCCAGGACGTCCTGGCCCCCTGCGACGGCGTCGTCGGTGCGCTGCACCCCCACGCGTTCGCGCTGGAGCTCGACGACGGCCGCGGCGTGCTCGTGCACGTCGGCATCGACACGGTCACCCTCGCCGGGCTGGGCTTCGACGTGCACGTCGAGCGGGGGCAGCGCGTGCGCGCGGGGGAGCGCGTGCTGAGCTGGTCGCCGGTGGACGTCGCCGCCGCCGGGCTGTCGACCGTGTGCCCCGTGATCGCCCTGCAGGCGGACCCCGCCGCTGTCACGGCCGTGGTCGCGGACGGCGAGCACGTGGCCGCGGGTCAGGCCCTCCTGGCGTGGTCGCCCGCGCCCTGA
- a CDS encoding mechanosensitive ion channel family protein, translating to MTAAIPFAALLSADPTASTSNPSPGTIAPKDGDWGAWAGEWGKWFVGVPLRIVLIVIISAIVLLLLRRAIAGITTHVAEGETLTERGLLRPLGRSEVGSVLLKANPLATARRAQRARTIGSVLRSTASIVVGSIAAVLVLDALGVNLAPFIASAGIVGVAVGFGAQSLVKDFLSGLFMLLEDQYGVGDVVDVGAATGTVEAVGLRVTKLRDVDGTLWYVPNGSMIRVGNKTQGFSTAVVEVDVDYFVDLDEARGLLEEAARRVATDPLVGAYLQGEPSVTGAEKLAADAVGLRLSVRTAPAMHWEVARHLRVAVRDALEAAGVPLAGQRDALVAHQERRDRPAGADGGGMVGAAVAAAPVPPAPEASAPDAGPEGGTDAGSGAGSRESTDPADGGRDPHDTPLHEAVEPEQPQGRSPG from the coding sequence GTGACCGCGGCGATCCCGTTCGCGGCTCTGCTCTCGGCAGACCCGACCGCGTCCACGAGCAACCCGTCCCCGGGGACCATCGCGCCCAAGGACGGCGACTGGGGTGCCTGGGCGGGCGAGTGGGGGAAGTGGTTCGTCGGCGTCCCCCTGCGCATCGTCCTCATCGTCATCATCAGCGCGATCGTGCTGCTCCTCCTGCGGCGCGCCATCGCGGGCATCACGACGCACGTCGCCGAGGGCGAGACCCTCACCGAGCGCGGCCTGCTGCGTCCGCTCGGGCGCTCCGAGGTCGGGTCGGTGCTGCTCAAGGCGAACCCGCTCGCGACCGCGCGCCGCGCACAGCGCGCCCGGACCATCGGCTCGGTGCTGCGCTCGACCGCCTCGATCGTCGTGGGGTCCATCGCCGCCGTCCTCGTGCTCGACGCGCTGGGCGTGAACCTGGCGCCGTTCATCGCGTCGGCGGGCATCGTCGGCGTCGCCGTCGGCTTCGGTGCGCAGAGCCTGGTCAAGGACTTCCTGTCCGGGCTGTTCATGCTGCTGGAGGACCAGTACGGGGTGGGTGACGTCGTCGACGTGGGTGCTGCCACGGGCACCGTCGAGGCCGTCGGGCTGCGCGTGACCAAGCTGCGCGACGTCGACGGGACGCTCTGGTACGTCCCGAACGGGTCGATGATCCGCGTCGGCAACAAGACGCAGGGCTTCAGCACCGCCGTGGTCGAGGTCGACGTGGACTACTTCGTCGACCTCGACGAGGCGCGCGGCCTGCTCGAGGAGGCGGCGCGCCGGGTGGCCACGGACCCCCTCGTGGGCGCCTACCTGCAGGGCGAGCCGAGCGTCACGGGGGCCGAGAAGCTGGCCGCCGACGCCGTGGGCCTGCGGCTGTCCGTGCGGACCGCGCCGGCGATGCACTGGGAGGTCGCCCGGCACCTGCGGGTCGCCGTGCGGGACGCGCTCGAGGCGGCCGGTGTGCCGCTCGCCGGGCAGCGCGACGCGCTGGTCGCGCACCAGGAGCGCCGCGACCGGCCCGCCGGGGCGGACGGGGGCGGCATGGTGGGCGCCGCGGTCGCGGCGGCGCCCGTCCCGCCTGCGCCGGAGGCGTCCGCACCGGACGCCGGCCCCGAGGGCGGGACCGACGCTGGGTCCGGCGCGGGGTCCCGCGAGAGCACCGACCCCGCCGACGGCGGGCGCGACCCCCATGACACCCCGCTGCACGAGGCGGTCGAGCCCGAGCAGCCGCAGGGGCGGTCGCCCGGGTGA
- a CDS encoding prolyl oligopeptidase family serine peptidase, giving the protein MTTEPAPTAAATPATSPATTPAPTAVPVAAYPPAPRTDLVEELAGHRVADPYRTLEDPDDERTQRWSRAQDDLYAAYREGLAARAAGTPLADAALSARLRGLLGAGFVGAPAWRGDRRFFSRRTGDQEHAVVVVAEPGDVAAAGAAPGEVERVLIDPLALDATGTTTLDAWQPSKEGDLLAYQVSHGGTEESVLHVLDVATGESVDGPIDRARYSPVAWLPGGDAFYYVRRLAPDLVPADEQQYHRRVWLHRVGTPPEQDVEVFGAGLPMTSYYGVQVSRDGRWLLVSAAAGTAPRTDVWIADLAAPGAHEAPTFVEVAVGLDAEVGAWVGRDGRLYLHTDLDAPRGRLVVTDPTTPGVTHWATLLPQDDVAVLEDVAFVDDGDPTAPTGLLAAWRRHAVSEVTVHDPRTGARTGGVPLPGLGSVSGLVTRPEGGPDVWFAYTDHVTLPHVHRYDATTGVVTLWAAPPGALPDLPEVRTQQIEVTSADGTTVRAFVLARADHVGPDGQPLSPAPTALYGYGGFQVSLDPAFSATTLAWVEAGGVYVVANLRGGGEEGEEWHRAGMRAHKQNVFDDFHAVAEHLVAEGWTTTGALACWGGSNGGLLVGAAVTQRPDLWAAAVCSAPLLDMVRYQRFGLGVTWTEEYGDAEDPQELGWLLGYSPYHRVVDGAAYPAVLFTVFEGDSRVDPLHARKLAAALQAATTSDPAQRPVLVRREIGVGHGARALSRTIGLSVEQLQFVADRTDLLAAVGP; this is encoded by the coding sequence GTGACGACCGAGCCCGCACCCACCGCCGCAGCCACCCCCGCGACGAGCCCCGCGACCACCCCCGCGCCGACCGCGGTCCCGGTCGCCGCCTACCCTCCGGCGCCGCGCACCGACCTCGTCGAGGAGCTCGCCGGCCACCGGGTGGCCGACCCCTACCGCACGCTCGAGGACCCCGACGACGAGCGCACCCAGCGCTGGTCGCGCGCGCAGGACGACCTGTACGCGGCCTACCGCGAGGGCCTGGCGGCACGGGCCGCCGGCACACCGCTCGCCGATGCGGCCCTCTCGGCGCGCCTGCGCGGCCTGCTCGGCGCGGGGTTCGTCGGAGCACCGGCCTGGCGCGGCGACCGGCGGTTCTTCTCACGTCGCACCGGGGACCAGGAGCACGCGGTCGTCGTGGTCGCCGAGCCGGGCGACGTGGCCGCGGCGGGTGCCGCGCCCGGTGAGGTCGAACGGGTCCTCATCGACCCGCTCGCGCTCGACGCGACGGGCACGACGACCCTGGACGCCTGGCAGCCCTCGAAGGAGGGCGACCTGCTCGCCTACCAGGTGTCGCACGGCGGCACCGAGGAGAGCGTCCTGCACGTGCTCGACGTGGCGACGGGCGAGAGCGTCGACGGGCCGATCGACCGCGCGCGCTACTCCCCCGTCGCGTGGCTGCCGGGCGGTGACGCGTTCTACTACGTCCGACGGCTCGCGCCCGACCTCGTCCCGGCCGACGAGCAGCAGTACCACCGGCGCGTCTGGCTGCACCGCGTGGGGACGCCGCCGGAGCAGGACGTCGAGGTGTTCGGCGCGGGCCTGCCGATGACCAGCTACTACGGCGTGCAGGTCAGCCGCGACGGCCGCTGGCTGCTCGTCTCCGCGGCGGCGGGCACCGCACCGCGCACCGACGTCTGGATCGCCGACCTCGCGGCGCCCGGCGCGCACGAGGCACCGACGTTCGTCGAGGTCGCCGTGGGGCTGGACGCCGAGGTCGGCGCGTGGGTCGGTCGCGACGGGCGGCTCTACCTGCACACGGACCTCGACGCCCCCCGCGGCCGGCTCGTCGTGACCGACCCCACGACCCCCGGCGTCACGCACTGGGCCACCCTGCTGCCGCAGGACGACGTCGCGGTGCTCGAGGACGTCGCGTTCGTCGACGATGGCGACCCGACCGCGCCCACCGGGCTGCTGGCAGCGTGGCGTCGCCACGCGGTGAGCGAGGTCACCGTCCACGACCCGCGCACGGGTGCCCGCACGGGCGGGGTCCCGCTGCCCGGGCTCGGTTCGGTGTCCGGCCTCGTGACCCGCCCCGAGGGCGGCCCCGACGTCTGGTTCGCCTACACCGACCACGTGACGCTGCCGCACGTGCACCGGTACGACGCCACGACCGGGGTGGTCACGCTGTGGGCGGCGCCCCCCGGGGCCCTGCCCGACCTGCCCGAGGTCCGCACGCAGCAGATCGAGGTCACGAGCGCCGACGGCACGACCGTGCGCGCGTTCGTGCTCGCGCGCGCCGACCACGTCGGACCCGACGGACAGCCGCTGTCGCCCGCCCCGACCGCGCTCTACGGGTACGGCGGCTTCCAGGTCAGCCTGGACCCGGCGTTCTCCGCGACCACGCTCGCGTGGGTCGAGGCCGGCGGCGTCTACGTGGTCGCGAACCTGCGCGGCGGCGGCGAGGAGGGCGAGGAGTGGCACCGCGCCGGCATGCGCGCGCACAAGCAGAACGTCTTCGACGACTTCCACGCGGTCGCCGAGCACCTGGTGGCCGAGGGGTGGACGACCACGGGCGCGCTCGCGTGCTGGGGCGGCTCCAACGGTGGCCTCCTCGTCGGCGCGGCGGTCACGCAGCGCCCCGACCTGTGGGCCGCCGCGGTGTGCTCCGCACCGCTGCTCGACATGGTGCGCTACCAGCGGTTCGGCCTGGGCGTGACGTGGACCGAGGAGTACGGCGACGCGGAGGACCCCCAGGAGCTGGGGTGGCTGCTCGGCTACTCCCCGTACCACCGTGTCGTCGACGGCGCCGCCTACCCCGCGGTGCTGTTCACGGTCTTCGAGGGCGACTCGCGCGTCGACCCGCTGCACGCACGCAAGCTCGCGGCGGCCCTGCAGGCCGCGACGACGTCCGACCCCGCCCAGCGGCCGGTGCTGGTGCGCCGCGAGATCGGCGTCGGGCACGGGGCGCGCGCGCTGTCGCGCACGATCGGGCTGTCGGTCGAGCAGCTGCAGTTCGTCGCAGACCGCACGGACCTGCTCGCGGCGGTCGGCCCGTGA